The nucleotide sequence AAGGGAAGGCAGAAAGGGTTCTTGCTGTTTTTGATGCTTTGGAGGTCGCTTACGGCAATGAGAGTTCCGTCGCCTTAACTCCCAGCAAGGAGCCCCTTGAAGGCCTTATATTGACGGTTCTGTCTCAAAATACCAACGATAGAAACAGGGATAAGGCCTATCAGGAGCTTGTGAGGAGGTTCCCTGCGTGGGATGCTGTGGCGGCTGCATCTGTGGAAGAGGTGGCAGAGGCGATAAGGGTTGCTGGGCTTGGGAACAGCAAAGCAGCGAGGATAAGGGAAATCCTGGGCGTTATTAGGGATCGGTTCGGAGGATACACCATGGAGCCGATGAAGAGCTGGTCCGTTCAGGATATCAGGGAATTTTTGCTTTCCCTCCCGGGGGTCGGTCCAAAGACTGTGGCCTGTGTTCTGGTCTTTGACCTGGGGATCCCGGCGTTTCCTGTGGATACCCACGTTGCGAGGTTGAGCGTCCGGCTTGGCTTTGTGCCACCTGGTATGGAACCCAGTGACGTTCAGGTGGTTTTAGAGGGGTTGTTGCCGCCGGAGAGGTACATTGGAGCCCATGTTAACATGATAAGCCATGGCAGGGCAGTATGCAGGGCTAG is from Thermanaerothrix sp. and encodes:
- a CDS encoding endonuclease III, giving the protein MVKRIRRSDIPGEGKAERVLAVFDALEVAYGNESSVALTPSKEPLEGLILTVLSQNTNDRNRDKAYQELVRRFPAWDAVAAASVEEVAEAIRVAGLGNSKAARIREILGVIRDRFGGYTMEPMKSWSVQDIREFLLSLPGVGPKTVACVLVFDLGIPAFPVDTHVARLSVRLGFVPPGMEPSDVQVVLEGLLPPERYIGAHVNMISHGRAVCRARGPNCRACVVASLCPRVGIALGDPDRA